In Arthrobacter sp. CJ23, the genomic window GGCCCCGGCCACATCCGATTCGAGCGCGGTGAATTCGCCTTGGGCCAGGCGCCGGCGTTCCTCGCCCGCAGCCAGGGATTCGCGGAGGCGGCCGCGCTCGGATTCCGCAGCCTCGGCACGGGAGCGAGCGGCCCCCAGTTGTCCGGCGAGCCGCGCGAGGCCCTCCCGGCGGTCGGCGGCAGCGCGCAGCATCGCAGTGAGGCGTTTGTCCTCGTCCGCGGCCAGGCGTTCTGCTTCCTGCTTGGCCACCGTGGATTCCAGGAGCGCGGCGCGCTTGGCGAGGATGTCGTGCTCGAGGGCGGCCTGCTCCTGGCGTGCCTTCGCGGCCTGGCGGTCGAGGTGCTCGGGGTCGCGGCCGGTGTCCGGGGCTGCGTCCGAGGAGCCCAGCAGGCGGCGGCGCTCGGCTGCCAGCGAGCCCAGGGAGCGCAGCCGTTCGCGGCTCGCGGAGAGCTGGTACCAGTTGTCGCGGGCGGCGTTGAGCAGGGGCGTCGCCTCGGCGGCGTGCTGTTCCAACTCGGCCTGGCGCCGGCGTCCTGTGCCGAGCCCGGTGTCGACGGCGGTGCGCCGCTCCTTGAGGGCGGCCTCGTCGGCGTCGTCCTGGGCCAGTGCCGTGCTGAGGCTGACGAGATCGTCGGCCAGCAGGCGGGCCTTGGCGTCCCGGACGTCGAACTGGACGGTCTGGGCGCGGCGGGCAATCTCGGCCTGCTTGCCGAGGGGTGTCAGCTGGCGGCGGATCTCGGTGGTCAGGTCCCCCAGCCGGGCAAGGTTGGCCTGCATGGCTTCGAGCTTGCGGACCGTCTTTTCCTTGCGGCGCCGGTGCTTGAGGATCCCGGCTGCTTCCTCGATGAAGCCGCGGCGATCCTCCGGAGTGGCGTGCAGGACCCGGTCCAGCTGGCCTTGGCCGACGATCACGTGCATTTCCCGGCCGAGCCCGGAGTCGGAAAGCAGCTCCTGGATGTCCAGGAGCCGGCAGGCGGTGCCGTTGATGGCGTATTCGGAGCCGCCCGCGCGGAACAGGGTGCGCGCGATGGTGACTTCGCTGTAGTCGATCGGCAGGGCGCCGTCCGTGTTGTCGATGGTCAGCGAGACGTGGGCGCGGCCCAAAGGCGGGCGTCCGGACGTTCCGGCGAAGATGACGTCTTCCATCTTGCCGCCGCGCAGGGTCTTGGCACCCTGCTCGCCCATGACCCAGGCGAGGGCGTCCACCACATTGGACTTGCCCGAGCCGTTGGGGCCGACGACGGCGGTGATGCCGGGCTCGAAGTCGAACGTCGTGGCTGACGCAAACGACTTGAATCCGCGGACGGTCAAACTTTTCAGATGCAAGGTGCTTCGGTTCTCCTGTGTGGCCGGTCCCGTTCAAACTACTGGTCTTCAAATCTACTGCCCGACGCCGGATTCTCCGGGACTGGCGAACCGGAACCATAGGCTCCGCACCACGAAATCCTGTTCAGCTCCGGAGCTGGTCTTTTCCACCGCGGCCACCGGTCAGCCGGGAGACCCTGGCTTCGAGGCCGTCATCCACGAAGTCGTAGATCGCCGAGGCCAGCCAGATCACCACGGTGGCCATCACCCAGCCGACGATGCCGTTGATGTTGAAGCCGTTGGAGAAAATGCTGGTGAGGATCAGAATGGCCAGGGTTGCCAACAGGCCGGCCGCAGCGGTGAGCAGCTTGCCGCTGATGCTGGAGCGGGTCCGAAGGCGATTGCCGCCGCGCCTGATCAGTGCGGTGATGGCGGGTTTGACCAGCAGTGTGGCGGCCGTGAAGACTACCACCGCCCAGAGGAAACCGCTGCCCAGCCTGACGCCGGGAAGAATGGAGGCCACCCACAAGGTGATGGCGTTGAACACCAATGCGATGCCGATCCGGATGGCCCAGGTTTTCATGCGCACAGTCTGCCACCATGCACTGACAACGGAACAGGTGCACTGACAGCGGGGGGACAGCCGTGCCTCCGGCCCGGGGGCGTCGCAGCTACCAGCGCCCGTTCCGCGGGCAGGGCTGGCACACCGGGCAGGTGTAGGAGGAACGGTTCATGAACTGCTCCCGCTTGATGATGCCGACCAGCCCGGCGGCGGCGCAGCGGCTGCATTGCTCGCCCGCGCGGCCGTAGGCGTTCAGGGAGCGGGCGAAGTAGCCCGCCTAGCACAGTAAGTAACGTTGATATGGATCAGGTGTCCCAGTTCGTCCAAGGCTGACGCGAGAGCCGTGAAATCAAGGGATTTCGGACGTTCGGCGTATTGTCTCCCGATTATTCGGAGAGTGTTAAAAGTTTGACGAACAAGGAGGAGACCCGCCGCTTCACGGGCTGTCTACTCGCCATCTTGCGAGTTCTGTGACGCATTTCGTCCCGGAACCGCGGACTTCAGGCGCTTCGCAGAAATCGCCGCTCCGTAGCCTCGCACCGCTCGGCAAGCATTGTCTTCCCCGCCCCGGTGGAGTGTGTATCGGTCCGGTGATGTGCTCGTAAGCGAGCGAAAAGCGAGCTTCAGATCGTTGCCAGAACGCCAATATCGCCCTCGCCACCACATGCCTCGGCGATCTCCGGCACTGCGATGGAGTCGCCGGTCCGCAATGTCGCGCTGAATCTGGCCGACCTGGAAAGGATCCTCGCACCGCCTCCCCTGGCCTGGCCGAGCTCGACCTTCGGGCAAACCCCGGCCCCGGGGTCGCTGTACCGGTAGGGACGGCGGCAAGCACGTACACCGTAGACGGACATCCGGAGTATCCGGATCTGGTGACCGGGTGGTTCTGGAGTCGTGAACCTCTCTCGTCCCGCCATGCATAGGCACGACCAGCGACAGCGGCAAAGATCGCCGAACCACCCTTGACAACTAATTGAGTTGAGTCATAATTGAGTAGACTCATTTATTGCCCCGAAAGGAACACCACGCCATGCGAGCGTTCGTCGTCACCAAGTACAAGGAGCCGCTGCGCGAAGTGGACGTTGCTGAGCCGACGGTCGGGGACCGCGATGTGCTCGTGCAGGTTCAAGCAGCGGGCTTGAACCAGTTGGATGAGAAAATCCGGCTGGGTGAGTTCAAGCAGATCCTCCCTTACAGGCTCCAGCTGATCCTCGGCAACGACGTCGCCGGCACCGTCATCCGTGTCGGGTCAAAAGTGCGCGGGTTCAAGCCCGGTGACGAGGTCTACGGCCGCCCCGACAAGGACCGCATCGGCACGTTCGCCGAGCGCATCGCCGTCGCCGAGGAAGACCTTGCGTTGAAGCCCGCATCGGCGAGCATGGAGGAGGCGGGCTCGCTGCCGCTGGTGGCGCTGACGGCATGGCAGGCCCTCGTGGAGCAGGGCAACGTGCAGCCGGGGCAGAAGGTTCTCATTCACGCCGGTGCCGGCGGGGTCGGCTCGATCGCCATCCAGCTCGCCAAGCACCTCGGTGCGACCGTTGCGACCACCGCGAGCAGCTCCAACGCCAGCTTCGTGCGCGAGCTCGGGGCAGACATCGTGGTCGACTATCGCACGCAGGACTTCGAGCAGCTCCTGAGCGGATACGACCTGGTGCTGGACAGCCTCGGCGGGGAGAACCTGCAGAAGTCGCTGCGCATCCTCAAGCCCGGAGGAAAGGCGATTGGGATCTCCGGCCCACCTGATCCGGTCTTCGCACGCAAGGCCGGCCTGAACCCTGTGCTGCGCCTTGCGATCGCCGGGCTCAGCAGCAGGATCCGCAGGCAGGCGAAGAAGCTCGGTGTCAGCTACGAGTTCCTCTTCATGCGTGCCAGCGGCGACCAGCTGCGCCAGATCAGTGCCCTGGTCAACGATGGCGTGCTACGCCCGGTCGTGGGCAAAGTCTTCGACTTCGCCCAGACTCCACAGGCACTGCAGTCTCTAGCCAAGGGCGGCATCCGCGGCAAGGCAGTCGTCATTCTCGCCGACTGACCCGCTGACACCATCCACCATATAGACCATCCAGGAGAACACGCATCATGAGTAACACCGACGCCCTAAACGAATCCGTCGTCACCTCGTACGCGAAAGCACCGGCCCGCACCATCACCGCCGGTGGCGTCACGTACGCGTACCGGGAGCTTGGACCCAAGGGGGGCATCCCGGTCGTGTTCTTCGTGCACCTCGCTGCCACCATGGATAACTGGGACCCCCGCATCATCGATCCCATCGCGAGGAACCGTCACGTCATCACCTTCGACCAGCCCGGGGTCGGTGCCTCCACCGGGCCGGTTCCCGACAGTATCGAGGTGATGGCCGACGACGCCTACACCTTGATCCAGGCCCTCGGGTTCGACAAAATCGACGTCTTCTCCTTCTCGATGGGCGGCATGATCGCCCAGGACCTGGCCCTCAAGCATCCCGGCCTTGTCCGCAAGCTGGTGCTGACCGGCACCGGGCCGCGGGGAGGCAAAGACATCGACAAGGTCGTCGGCACCACGTACCGGGACATCCTCCGCGCGACCCTGACACGATCGGACCCCAAGGAGTTCCTGTTCTTCAACCGCAACGCCACCGGCAAGCCCGCCGCGAAGGCATTCATCAAGCGCCTGCAGGAGCGCACCATCGATCGTGACAAACCGATCAGCACCAAGGCGTTCCAGGCGCAGCTGAAGGCAATCCAGAAGTTCGGCCGCTCCAACCCGACGGACCTGTCAAAGCTCACCCAGCCCACCCTCATAGCCAACGGCGACAACGACCGCATGGTGCCATCGATCCTCTCCGAGGACCTCCACCGCCGCATCAAAGGATCCGAGCTGATCATCTACCCCGACTCCGGCCACGGCGGCATCTTCCAATTCCACGCCACGTTCGCCCCCGCCGCCGCCGAGTTCCTGAACCGCTAACCAGCACACACACCAAGAACGACGCCACCATGAGAACATCACCGCCCAACGCGCAACCCGACGTGAAGAAGCACTTCAGCTCATCGATTCTGCTGTGGGTGCGCACTGACCAGCCCCGCCAAACCGGCCTGGACTATTGGAAAGGGCCGCACTCCGGCATCATCGCCGCCACTCCGGGCCTGGCGGAATACCGGCAGATCCACCTCGCCGAACACAACCCCGGCCGGTGGCCAGCAACCAGCGCGGTGGAGACCATCATCCCCGGGAATCGGAAGATCGACGGGGTCGCTGAAGTCACCTTCCAGTCCGTGCTCTCCCCGCTGCAGGGTCGCAAGCAGACCGCGCTGGCGCACAAGGACGAAATCAACGTGTTCCACCGCACGCTCCTCTACGCCGGCCCGCCGAACTCTTCCCACTGGTATGACGTCGCCAGCCCGGCAGAGACAGTGGACTCACGCGCCATCATCTACCTCCGCCGCCGCGACAGGGTCCGCGCGGGCGATTTCCGCAAATACATCAAGAGGCAACTCGTTCCTGCCCTCACAAGTACCGGAGTGCTGAAGGAGCTGCGCATGCAGACGTTCCTGCCGACGTCGACGCCGCCCTGACCTATGTCAGGCACGGACACGCCCTCCCCCATTACGAAGAGTAGACACGTAGCGCAAAGGACTCCGGGTTGGCCTTGGGGGATATAGTCATAACTGAGTCTAGTCAGTTTGTTTCGGGAGGAACCCTCATGTCTGTCGCGTCCCAGCCGCTCGGACGGCGCGAGCGGAATAAACAGCAGAAGCTCGATCGCATCACTGCCGCAGCCAGCGAGCTGTTCGCTGAACACGGAGTCGAGGATGTCACGACGCAGCAGATCGCCGACAAGGCCGACATCGGCACCGGGACCCTGTTCCTCTATGCCAAAACCAAGGGAGAACTCCTCCTGCTCGTTCAGAACGCCCACTACGCCGAAGCGCTCGAACGGGGTCGGACTGACGCTGAAGCCATCCCGGATGCACTGGATGCGGTGATGTCCATCGTGCGGCCGATCGTGGAATGCAACCGCATCCAGGTCGACAACGGGCGCACTTACCTGCGGGAGATGGTCTTCGGGGACCCGACAGAGCCGCACCACAGCGTGGCCCTTTCCATCGTCGCGCAGACTGAGGAAGCCATCGCCGGCGTCTTGGGCAGGGATGAGTCGCTCGGTGCCGGTGATGCCGCAACCACGGCACGCATTGTCTCGGCAATCATGTTCCTCAGCATGGCGGCAAGCATGAACGCTCCCTCAAGCACCGAGGCGATCGTGCAGGACATCGGGACTCAAATCAGCCTGCTGATGCTAAGGACATAGACCCGGTGGTGCGCACATGTTGGGAAGACAATGCGTGCGAACTATGCCGACGCCCCGTAGATACAGGCATCTAGCACTCGATAGCCTAGGCCTCTGGAGCAAGAGGGGGCGGGAAAGACCATACTTTCGAGCCGCGCCGGCACTGCCCGTTCATGTCCTGGTTGTCTCCGGGCCCGCGATGGAAAGCCGGCGTCATAACAAACGTCTCGGCACCCGCCTTCCCACACGCGGTTGGCACGGCAGCTGCGACAAGAAGGTTCACGAAAGACGAAACGCTGCGTTCGCCTGGGAGCGTTTCCCGCCGCGATCTCGCGGGGACACCGGCGGAGCGCAATCCCATTTGCGCTGAAGTATCGATGCCGCAGTTCGGAGGCCATCCATGGTGGGACCGGGCCGGCTAGCGGTTGATGTCGGATTCGACGGCGAACTTATCGATCGCCGTCAGTTCCTCGTGCGTGAACGCGAGGTTGTTGATAGCGGACAGCGTGTCCTCCAGCTGGGCCACGCTCGAGGCACCCACCAAGGCGGAGGTGACCGGCGATCCCTTGGGCTGCTCGCGCAGGATCCACGCAATTGCCATCTGCGCCAGGCTCTGGCCGCGGCCTTCAGCGATGGCGTTCAGGCCCCGGACGCGGTCCAGCTTCTCCTCGGTCAGGGCTTTCTCGGACAGGAACCGTTCCTTCGCGGCGCGCGAATCGGCAGGGACTCCGAGCAGGTAGCGGTTGGTCAGCATCCCCTGGGCGAGCGGCGAGAACGCGATCGAGCCGGCCCCTACCTGGTCCAGGGCCTCGTACAGATTGGGCGAGCCGTTCTCGGTCCAGCGGTTCAGCATCGAGTAGCTGGGCTGGTGGATCAGCAGCGGCGTTCCCAGCTCCTTCAGGATGCGTGCCGCCTCGAGGGTCTGTTCCGGGGTGTAGGAGGAGATGCCGGCGTACAGTGCCTTGCCGGAGCGGACGGCGTGGTCCAGTGCGCCCATGGACTCTTCGAGCGGGGTATCCGGGTCCGGGCGGTGGCTGTAGAAAATGTCCACGTAGTCAAGGCCCATGCGTTCAAGGGACTGGTCCAGGCTCGAGAGCAGGGACTTCCGGGAGCCCCACTCGCCGTAGGGGCCGGGCCACATGTAGTAGCCAGCCTTCGTGGAAATGACGAGTTCGTCCCGGTACCCCTTGAAGTCGTCCTTCAGGTGGCGGCCGAAGTTGGTCTCCGCGGAGCCGTCCGGGGGGCCGTAGTTGTTGGCAAGGTCGAAATGGTTCACGCCCAGGTCGAAGGCCCGGCGAAGAATCGCCCGCTGCTCCTCGAAGCGCTTGTCATCCCCGAAGTTGTGCCACAGGCCGAGGGAGATGGCGGGAAGCTTGAGACCGCTACGTCCGACGCGGCGGTAGGGCATGGTGTCGTAGCGGGTGTCCGCGGCTGAATAGTTCATAGGATTTTCTTTCTACTTCCCACTGGAGGAAGCCTGGTGGCAGACGGCGAAGAGAATCGAACAGCAGCCGAACGAGTCATGTCAGGAATTCGTCGGTCACGTCTCCAGAGTCACCACGAAGCCCTCGTGAGGTCCACTCGTCTCGTTCATCCGTCACGCCATACGGGATACCCTCATCGAGAGCGACGGTGTACGAGGCAGGTCCCAGCCGAGTGACGAGAATGCCTTGTTGGACTTCTTGGGCCCGTTGGCGCACGAGCACGACCGCAGTGCTCAGTTCATCCTCGATGTGGCTTGTGCTGTTTCCGGTGACGTGCAGGACTTCTCCGGATTCGATCCGGGTGATCATCATGGTGCTCCTTGCTGCTCAAGGACTCTTCAGCGCGTCCAAACTCGGAGGTGTCGGTGTGCCAATGTCGACATCGGCAGGGCACGCGGCCCGTGTCCTGCCGATGTGGACTGGTGATAGGTTCAGCTGGCCATGGTGATGCGGTATAGAACCACTTGATCGGGGTGGATCCTCGGGGATGCAACTCCGACTTTCGCGAGGACATCACCAGGGAAGACTGCCCCGGGGAAGACCACACCATGCCGACTGGTTGCGCGCAGTGTAGAAGGTTCGACCACGACGCCATCGGCAGTCGGCTGGCCCCACCACTGGGGTGGCAGAAGCCCGGAGGGGGTAGGCCCTGTGAAGACCGGTTCCACGCGGTAAGTTGCGTCCGGGTCGAGTCCGCGGAGCTTCAGGCGTGCGGCGGGGTCCGGATACAGGCTGTCCAGTGCCGCGGCGGCGAAGATCGCGTTGCTGCGGTCCTTGCTGAGGACGCCGTGGACCATGACGTTTGAATCGGGGCTGTCCATTCGGACGAGGTCGCCGGAGAGGAGGAGCTGGCGTTCCTGCTTGTAGAAGGTGATCCACCGGCGCAGGCTGTCAAGTTCTTCGTTGCTGGCGTGGGCGAGGTCCCACTCGATGCCGAGGTGTCCGAAGATAGCGGTTCCTGCGCGGAATGCCAGGTCGTGCTGGCGGCCGGTGGTGTGGGAGCGGCCCGAAGCGATGTGGGAGCCCATGTATTCGGGCGGCAGCAGTTGCGTGGTCCAGCGCAGCATGGTCTGCCGGTCGTGCGGGTCGATGTTGTCCGAGACCCAGACCCGGTCGGTGTGTTCCAGGACGCCGAGGTCGACTCGGGCACCGCCGGATGAGCATGATTCGATCTCGAGGTCCGGGTGGAGTGCCCGGATCTCCTGTAGAAGTGCGTAGAACGCCAGCGTCTGTTGGTGGACGCCCGGGCGTCCACCGTCGAGTTGGTTGCCGGCCTCGATGAGGTCGCGGTTGTGGTCCCATTTGATGTAGTCGATCCGGTACTCTGCCAGCAGCGCGAGGATCTGCTTTTTCACGTGCTCGTATGCTTCGGGGATGCCGAGGTTGAGGACCTGCTGGTGGCGTGACTCCACGGGCCAGTCGGTGCGGGCCGCCATGATCCATTCGGGGTGTGCGCGGGCGACGTCGCTGTCGGGGTTGACCATCTCTGGTTCGAACCACAGGCCGAACTGCATGCCCAGCTCGTGGACGCGGTCAACCAAGGGGTGCAGACCGGTGGGCCACACGTCCGGGGACACCACCCAGTCGCCCAGACCGGAGGTATCGTCGCGACGCGAACCGAACCACCCGTCGTCGAGCACGTAACGCTCGACGCCTGCGGCGGCGGCGCGCTCGGCGAGGTCGATGAGCTCTTCTTCCTCTTGGTCGAAATAGACAGCCTCCCACACGTTGAGTGTGACGGGGCGATCGGCGGAGACCGGAGCCGTGCGGCTGCGCACGTGGGCGTGGAAGCGCCGGGCGACGGCGTCGAGGCCTGTCCCGTAGGAGGCGTAAACCCAGGGGCTCTGGTACGTGTCGCTGAGGCCCAGCCGGACTTCGCCGGGCAGGAGCAATTCTCCGCCGCCGAGCAGCTGGTCGCCGAAGAAGCGCTCCGCATAATGGTGGTGGTTTCCGCTCCAGGCCGTGTGGACAGCCCAGACCTCGCCCTGGCCGAATCCAAATCCGGGGGTTCCAGCGTGCAGAATGTAGGCGCTGTCAGAGCCGGTGCGGCCTTTGCGGTTCTCGCGCAGGTGCGTGCCCGTCCGCAGGCTGCCGCGCTGTGGGACCCGTTCGTAGTTGTGGCTGCCCGCGAAGTCCAGCAGTTCCGTCGCCTCCACCGGAATCGGAAAAGCCAGGGAAATGTCTTCAACGGCGTACGTCTTGTCACTCAGGTTGGTGAGTTCCGCCCGGCTGCGCAGCAGCCCGCCCGGAAGCAACTCCAGCGTCAGGTCCAGGCGCAGCCGTTCCGTGTCGTCGACGGCGCCGAATTGGACATGGCCTGCGCCCGAGGACGCGAACCCGGTGACTGGTGCACCGTTCAAGGCCACGGTGTGGACATGGAATTTCGGTGACCACCCGATGCCGTCGAAGGACCCCCGCAATCCGGGGCGTCCCATCCAGCCTGATTCCTGTCCAGGCAGGAGACCGGGCCGGGGCGGCAGGTCGATGGTGCTGGAACCGGTCACCGGGACGCTGGCCCCTACCAGGGCCCCTGCCTGCTCGGCGCTCAGTGACGGCAGTTCGGCCCCCCAGTGGACGACGGCAGGCAATCGCCCGTCCGTGGCGTCTACCAGCACGGACACTCCGGCTGCGGTCAGCTGCAGGATCGCGCCCTGGCTATCGGTTGACATGGAACTCCTCATGCGTTGGTGCGCTCAAGCCCGTCACGGGCTAGCGTGCGTTGGCGGTGCTGGTGTGTGGTGGGGCGGGGGTCAGGCTGCCGCGCTCCGGGTCCCAGCGGACCGGTATTGGATCCGACACGACGCCGTCGAAGAAGCCGTCGCTGTTGGCGTCATGGCAGGCCATTAGCAGCCATTGGCCTGCATGGTCCTGGATCAGGCGGCCGCTGTAGAGCCGTGCCGTCGTGACAATAGTTGCCGCTGCCACGTCGTAGGGGCCGCTGGTTTGGTCCGTTTCCAGGCTCCACATACCGCCGCCGCCGAATCCTTCGGCCCTCTCGGCAGCAAGAGTGTCCACTCCACAAGAGAACAGCAGGACGGTCCGGTCGTCCATGACCGCGGTCTGGGGAACTTCGAGGTGTCCGAAGCCCGCGCCGGGTTGGCTCAGGGGTGGCCTGACCTCCCAGGTTTCCAGGTCGGAGGAGACGGCGTGGCCGATGACTCCGCGGTTGTCGTCGTCTCCGGTGTTGGCCCGGGCCGTGATCAGCATGTGCCAGCCGTCGCCGTCCGGGTCGGCGAAGACCCAAGGATCCCGCCAGGCCTCTTCCGGCCAGGTGGAGTCGCCGTATTTTTCGTACCAGCGTCCGTCGGCTTCGATCACTGTGGCCGCGTGCTTGGTCCAGACGTGGAGGTCCGGGGAGGTTGCGACGCCGATGGCTTCGATGTTGTGTGTTTCGTAGAAGCGGGCACCGGTGTAGAACATGCGCCAGATCCCGTCCGGGCCCCGGAGCACGCTGCCGGTCCAGGTCGAGGTCGCGTCGAAAGCATCCGGGTCATCGGGCTGAAGGACGACGCCGTGGGAGACCCAGGTGCTTAGGTCCTGTGAGGTGGCGTGCCCGATCCGGGCGTTGCGGTGCCGGAGCGCCGGGTCGCCCAGGCTCTTTGGAGCATGGAGGTAGTACATGTGGTACGTGGAGCCGTCGTCGGCTAGCCAGAAGTCCCACACCCATGAGTCCTTGAGACTGAAAACCAATTGAATAGACCTATCTGCTTGTTATTGTGGCCGCCTGTCGGGGCGGGATTGTTGTTGGGGGGTTAGCCCTTGACTGCTGAGCTGCTGATGCTGGCGACGAACCAGCGCTGGAAGATCAGGAAGACTGCCAGGACGGGGACGATGAACATCGTTCCGAAGGCCAGTACCTGGCCCCATTCCGGTGGCTGCTGGTTTTGGAAGATGCTGATGGCCAACGGGAGGGGCCGGACGGTTGGGTCGGAGACCATGAGGACCGGCCACAGGTACGATCCCCATTGGGCCAGGAAGGTCAGGATGGCGACGGTGGCGAACGCCGGTTTCGTGATGGGCACGATGACTTGGAAGAACGTCCGGAATGGCCCGGCACCGTCCAGGCGTGCTGCCTCTTCGATCTCGCCGGGAACGTCGAGGAAGAAGGTATAGAAGAGGAAGATCGAGAACGCGTTGGCCATGAACGGGATCGCCTGGATGTAGATGGTATCCCGCTGGCCGGAGAACATGAAATACAGGGGCAGGGCGACCGCTTCGAACGGGATGATCGTCAGGACAATCACCAGCAGGAAGAGGACCTTCTTTCCCCGCCATTGCATCCGGGCGAAGGAGTAGGCCGCCATCGAGTTCACGAATAGGCTGCCGGCAACGACGGCGGTGGTGACGATGATTGAGACGACGGCGAACTGCCCGAAATATCCGGTGGCATCGGAACTGAGGTGGTCGAAGACGCCGATGTAGTTCTCGACGGACAGGTTCGTGGGGACGAAGCCGCTAAGGCCGCTGAGGACCTCAGTCGACGGGCGGAAGCTTCCGACGATCAGGTAATAGACCGGCAGGAAGAAGAACAGCGCGACCGCCGTCAGGATCAGGTAGTGGAGTGCGGTCTGCCAGCGATGGGTGCGTTTCATGCTTCCGCCCCGCCTCGTTGGCTGCACGGTTCTGGACATCGTCATCAGACCCCTCCTCGCTGGCGCGCCGCGGCGCGTTGAATGATTGCGATCACGGTGATGATCAGCATGAAAATGACGGTCATGGCTGCGGCCTGGCCCACGTTGTTGTTATCGAAGCCGGTGTTGATGATCTGGGTCATGACGGTCTCGGTGGAACCGCGGTCGACACTTCCGGAACGACTCAACAGGTACACCTGGTCGAAGAGCCTGAAGGAGAAGATCGTGGTGATGAGGGCGACGAAGATCAGCGTGTTCCGGATGCCCGGCACGGTGACGTTGATGAACTGGGCCCACTTGCTGGCGCGGTCCAGCGATGCCGCCTCGTAGAGTTCGGTTGGGACGCTTTGAAGCGCCGCGAGAACGATGATCATCTGGAAGCTCACGCTTTGCCAGATGGACATGACAATGATCGATCCGAGCGCAGTGGCGGGATCGCCGAGCCAGTCGTGGCTGGACAGTGTGCCTCCGCTGAAGAGCCCAAGGATGGCGTTCAGGAGTCCTTGGTCTCCGCGGGAGTAGATGAGCCGCCAGATCACGGCTGTCAGGGCCAGCGGGAACACCAGGGGCATGAAGATGAAGGTCCGGAAGATCACCATGCCGCGCAGTTTTCGGTTGACGAGGACGGCCAGGGCGAGGGCCAAAACGGTCTGCACAGGTACGACGATGAGGGCGAAGCTGAAGTTGTTCAGCAGTGCTTGGCCGAAAGCCGCGGCCAGGTCCGGATCGGTGAACAACCTTGCGTACTGTTCGAACCCGACGAATCGGGCCGGCCGCGGGCTGTTGAGCTGCACGCGGTAGAAGGACAGCACCACTGCGAGCACGAACGGTGCGACAAGGAAGATAGCGAGTCCGAGCAGTGCCGGACTGGCGAAGAGCGGGCCCGCGAACCGGTGCCCGGAAAGGCCGGCGGATGACCGGCGCCTTGCCGGCACCGTGGGGGCCTGGATCTGTTGCGTTTGTGTGGTCATGATGGAGGCTTTCGCTAGGAGCAAGTCCGGAGAGGTCCGGCCGCCGTCATTGCGGCGGCCGGACGAGAGCCGGAGGTCTATTTCTTGTATCCGTCGTTGTCGGCGAAGTTCTGGTCGATGGCGCGGGCGGCGGCGCTCAGGGCTTCCTTGGCATCCTTGCCGGCATAGATGGCGGCCTCGGCCTTGCCGACCTGGTCCGTGACAACGGGGTAGCCTGCGGTCACCGGCCGGGTGACACTGACGCAGTTGTCGTTGATTTTGTCCTCGGTGCCGCACGCCTTGCTCAGCTGATCGCCGAGGAGCTGCAACTGCTTCCCGGGGCCGTAGAGGCTGGAAGTGGCCAGTGACGTCTTGGTGGCGGGCGGGGCACCGTTGGCGTCGGTGTAGGTGTGGACGCTCTCATCCGACATCAGGAAGTCCAAGAACTTCCCGGCCGCGGTACCGTTCTTGGTGGTAGCACCCATGCCCCAGGCGAAGGTCCCGGAAGCGGTCTTGGTGCCCTTGCCGAAGTTCGGCAGGGGAATGGAGACCAGATCGCTGCCCAGGGCCTTGTAGGTCGGGTAGGTCCAGTGACCCACCCAGCTCAACGCGACGCGCCCGTTGGTGAAGGCCAGCCCGTCAGCGTTCGGATCAGTGAACTTCTTCCAGCTCGCGAACTTTGTCAGGGACTTCACGTTGGCTTCCGAATCCAGCGCCCCGGACGCCTTGTTGTCCTTGAGCATGGTCCCTCCACCGGACCAGATGACCGGCCCAGCAGAACAGCA contains:
- a CDS encoding ABC transporter substrate-binding protein — its product is MMTIPKSTSGARILTAAAAVSIAAMALTACGGPGTGSAGPSVEAGSGEGTINVWAVDGQAAENDALKKIISSFESSQSKIKVNLKLFPSDQYTKAVNSAAPGDLPDVLDFDGPTLASFVYNGKMAPLKGSVSDATLSNQTDSIKAQNTVDNAAYGVGMMNAGLALWGNKKLLNAAGVAYPTTPEKAWTAEEFTGVLDKLATVVPGGKPLDLSEQYGFAGEWGTCCSAGPVIWSGGGTMLKDNKASGALDSEANVKSLTKFASWKKFTDPNADGLAFTNGRVALSWVGHWTYPTYKALGSDLVSIPLPNFGKGTKTASGTFAWGMGATTKNGTAAGKFLDFLMSDESVHTYTDANGAPPATKTSLATSSLYGPGKQLQLLGDQLSKACGTEDKINDNCVSVTRPVTAGYPVVTDQVGKAEAAIYAGKDAKEALSAAARAIDQNFADNDGYKK